One segment of Castanea sativa cultivar Marrone di Chiusa Pesio chromosome 3, ASM4071231v1 DNA contains the following:
- the LOC142626942 gene encoding large ribosomal subunit protein uL1z-like gives MDVEGLKKLNKNKKLVKKLAKKYHAFLASESVIKLIPRLLGPGLTKAGKFPTLVTHQESLESKVNETKAMVKFQLKKVLCMGVAVGNCSMEEKQIFQNVQMSVNFLVSLLKKNWQNVRCLNLKSTMGSAVRLY, from the exons ATGGATGTGGAAGGGCTGAAGAAGCTCAACAAGAATAAGAAACTGGTGAAGAAGCTCGCCAAGAAGTACCATGCCTTTTTAGCATCTGAGTCTGTGATTAAGCTAATTCCTCGTCTCTTGGGTCCTGGTCTTACCAAGGCAG GTAAGTTTCCAACACTGGTGACTCATCAAGAATCCTTGGAGTCAAAGGTTAATGAAACGAAAGCAATGGTGAAGTTTCAACTCAAGAAGGTTCTTTGTATGGGGGTTGCTGTTGGAAATTGCAGTATGGAGGAAAAGCAGATCTTCCAGAATGTGCAAATGAGTGTCAACTTCCTTGTTTCATTGTTGAAGAAAAATTGGCAAAAT GTGAGGTGCTTGAATCTGAAGAGTACCATGGGGAGTGCCGTTCGCCTCTATTAA